In Kiloniellales bacterium, the genomic window TGGCCGACGGCACGGTGATCTGGGACGGGGTTGCTCTGGACGTGACCGATCGCCGCGAGGCCCTGGAGGCCCTGGAGCGCTCCTTGAACGCGGCCCGCAATCAGGAGACCTCGATCTCCCGCTTCGCCGCCATCGCCGCCCAGGACATCTCCGTCCCCTTCCGCCGGCTTCAGGACGAAATGGAAGCGCTCCTTGCGGCGCCGGACGCCGGGTCTCGAGAGAAGGTCGGCCAAGCGCTGAGCGATTTGGAGCGGACGATGCAGACCGCCTTCGGGTTGCTCGGCGTCGCTTGGCCGGGCGGCGAAGCTGCCGCGCCGGACCCGGGCGATGCCTCTCCGAGCCCGGTGGAGAGCCTGACCCGCCGGCAGCGCGAAATCCTATCGCTGGTCGGCGCCGGCCTGTCAAACCGGGACATCGCCGCGCGCACCGGCCTGACGGAAGGCACGGTCAAGCTCCACGTCTCCAACATCCTGAAGCGTCTGGGCGCCAGGAACCGGACGGAGGCGGCCCGCCTGATCGGCGGGCCCTGAGAAACCGGGTCAGCCGCTCTGATCGGGATCGCGCACGGTGGCCAAGCAGACCGTCATGAGCTGCAGGTAGTAGCCCCGGTCCTTAGGACCGCTGTCCTTCTCGGCCTGGGCGATGCGTTCGAAGAGATAGGCGGCCAGCGCATGCTCGTTGGTCGGATAGACGCCGGCGCCCATCAGGTCGCCGACCATGCCGGCGGCTGCCTCCGCCGCCTTCGCGCCTACCTTGCCGATACCGCCGATCGCCATCTCCGCCTCCTCTTCGCTGCACCGCCTAGATGTTGGACCGTCCTAGCGACGGATCAAGGCGCCCGGCGGCTCAGCCCAGATAGCGGGCCTGGAGGTGGGCCTTGAAGACCGCCGGGTCGAGCGGGCGGCCGGTGACCTCCGCCAGCAGCCCGTCGGTGGAGAGGCGTGCCGCGGCGCCGTGCACCTTCTCGCGCAACCAGCCGATCAGGGGTGCGAAGTCGCCGCGGCTCAGGGCCTCGGGGATCTCCGGCAGGGCTCGCCTGGCGGCGTCGAAGAACTGGGCGGCGGCCAGGGCGCCCAGGGTATAGGTCGGGAAGTAGCCGAAGGCGCCGTCGTACCAGTGGATGTCCTGCAGGCAGCCCAGGCGGTCGTCCGGCGGGCGGGCGCCGAGCAGGTCCTCCATGGCGTCGTTCCAGGCGCCGGGCAGATCGGCCGGTGTCAGGTCGCCGGCGACCAGGGCGCGCTCCAGGCGGAAGCGCAGGATGACGTGCAAGGGATAGGTCACCTCGTCGGCGTCGACCCGGATCAGGCCGCGCTCGACCCTGTGGGTGTGGCGGACCAGGTTCTCGGCCTCCCAGGCATGCCCCGAGGCGCCGAAGGCCTCGCGCACCAGCGGCGCCATGAAGGCGATGAAGGCGGGGCTGCGGGCGGCCTGCATCTCGATCAGCAGGGACTGGCTCTCGTGCAGGGCCATACCGCCGGCCTCGCCGACCGGCTGCAGCCGCCATTGCGGCGGCAGGCCGCGCTCGTACAGGGCGTGGCCGGTCTCGTGCAGCACCGCCATGAGGCCGGAGAGGAAGTCCGCCTCGTCATAGCGCGTGGTGATGCGCACGTCCTCGGGCACCCCGCCGCAGAAGGGATGGAAGGAGACATCCAGGCGGCCGTGATCGAAGTCGAAGCCGACCGCCTGCATCATCCGGCGGCCCAGCGCCTCCTGCCGCGCCTTCGGGAAGGGCCCGTCCAGGGGCAGCGGCGCCGGGGCCGCCGCCTGGCCCGCCAGGACCTCGTCCAGAAAGCCGGGCAGGAAACCCGCTAGGTCGTCGAAGACCGCCTCGATCCGCGCGACCGAGCTGCCGGGCTCGTACTCGTCCAGCAGCGCCGCATAGGGCGCGAGCTCCAGGGCCTCGGCCTTGGCCTGGGCGACCTGGCGGACCAGCCGAAGGACCTCCTCTAGCGCCGGCCGCACCGCCGCGTAGTCGGACGCGGGCCGGGCGCCGCGCCACAGCATCTCGCAGTGCCGGCAGGCCCTGCTGAAGGCCTCGACCAGGTCGGCCGGCAAGGCCGTGGCGTGGCGCCAGCGCCGGCGCATCTCCTTGAGGTTGGCGGCCTGCCAGGGATCAAGGCCGTCGTCCTCGGCGGCCTCCGCCGCGTCCAGCAACTCGGCGACCTCGGGTCCAGTCAGGAGCTCGTGCTGGGTCACCGCCAGGGCGGCCAGCTGCTCGCTGCGCGCGCCGGCGCCGCCCTCGGGCATCATGGTCGACATGTCCCAGTGCAAGACGCCCTCCGCCTCGCCCAGGGCCGAAAGGCGGCGGAAACGGTCTTCGAGCTGCTGATAGGCGGTCATTCCTGCTCCTGAAGCCAGGTTGCATCGCGGCGGCCCTTAACGGTCTCCAAAGGCCGCGGCGCGATTTTAGGTGTCCTGACGCCTGGGTCAAAACCCGGAGTAGCGCGCATGAAAACGCCCACCATCGAGCACCATGAGTTCCGGCCAGCCAAGGACGTCGCCGAGGAGACGGATGCCAAGTCCCTCTACACCCTGGCGCTCACGGTGCTGCCGATGGCCTTGTCGGGCTTGTTCACGGGCGATTGGAGCTGGCGCGGCATCGGCATCGGGATGGGCGCCGTGCTGGCCATGGTGCTGCTGCTCTGGCTGCTGTCGCGCGGCGATTTGCTGCGCCATCCCGAGCGGCGGGCGCTCCTGCGGATCGGACCGCAGGGCATCCGCAGCTGGTCCAAGCTGAGCGCCTATATCCCCTGGCACAGGATCATCGATGTCGAGCCGCTGAACTCGGATCCTCGGGCCTATGCCGACTTTGCGATCACGATCGAGGGGCCGAACCACTACTCCTATTCGGCCTTGGCCCGCTTCTTCGACAACGCCGTCCTGCGACCCATCGGCGGCCAGCCCCGTTTCACGATCTCCTTCGAGAACCTGGAAGTCGATTCCGGCGAGGTCGCCGCCCTGGTCGGGCGGATCGTCGAAGCCACGAAGGCTTAGCCTTCCGCGCGGCGGCGGTGGTAGAGGACGAAGATCACCACCAGGATCGCGGCCAGGGCGAACCAGGTGATGGCGTACTCCAGGTGGTTGTTCGGGACGTCGAGGCCGGGCTGCCGGCCCCGGAACTCGGTCTCGGGCAGGGCGCCAGGCAGCGCGACGGCGTAGAGCTCGGCCACCCGGATCTCCAGGCCGGCGGCCGCGGCCATCTCCCGGGTGTCGACGTAGTGCCAGACGTTCTTGGCCGGATCGTTGGCGGGCTTGAGCCAGGCGCTGCCGCGCCAGCCGTCGCGCAGCAGGATCGCCTCGAAGCTCTGCCGACCCGCGGGCACGGCGGCGGCGTCGGCCGCCGGCTCGGGCAGCCAGCCGAGCTCGACCAGGATCGTTCGCCCGTCGGTCAGGACGAAAGGGGCGTAGAAGTAGAAGCCGAGCCGCTTGTTCAGGTTCCGCGGGGCCGAGCGCAACAAACCCTCTGGCAGGAAGCGGCCGGCCAGGCCGACCCGGCGGTACTGCAGCTCCTCGGACCGGAAGACCGGCGGCAGCTCGAGCGCCGGCGCCGCGGCGCGCGCCCGCAGATCGGCGATCAGCTCGGTCTTCCAGGCCAGGCGCTCGACCTGCCAGAAGCCGAGGCCGAGCAGGACGAGCAGCGCCGCGCCCGCGACCAGGCTGGTGATGAGCGTCGGCCGGAAGCCGCTGCGGCCGGACCCGGGCATCAGTCGTCGTAGCTTTCCTTGCCGCCTTCGCTGGCCTTGAGGTCGAACTGGTAGGCGATCATCACGCCCTTCATGGGCCGCAGCATGGCCAAAGCGCCGCCCAGGATCACCAGGGTCCAAAGGATGGCGTGCAGCCAGAGCGGCGGCGAGAAGGCGCTCTCGACCCAGAGCGCCAGCGGCACCACCGCGGCGCCCAGGATGAAGATCATGAAGACCGCCGGGCCGTCGCCGCTGTCGGCCTTGCCGAGGTCGAGGCCGCAGCGGCCGCAGCGCGACGCCACCGTCAGGAATCCGGAGTACAGGGCGCCCTGGCCGCAGCGCGGACACTTGCAGCGCAGACCCGCGCTGAGGGGGGAGACCCTGGGGTAGTAGTCCGGACCCGACACTCCCGTCCCTAGATGCTGGCGAAGTAGACGAAGGTGAAGAGGAACAGCCAGACCACGTCGACGAAATGCCAGTACCAGGCCGCCGCCTCGAAGCCGAAGTGATGGTCCGGCTTGAAGTGCCCCAGGTAGGCCCGGAAGAAGCAGACGATCAGAAACAGGGTGCCGATGATCACGTGGGCGCCGTGGAACCCTGTCGCCATGAAGAAGGTCGAGGAATAGATCCCGCCCTGGCCGGGCTCGTTGCCCTCCGCCCAGGCGAAGGAGAAGCCGGCGTGGGAGTACTCGAAGGCCTGCAGGGCGGTGAAGGCGGCGCCCAGCAGGATGGTCAGCGCCAGGCCGATCAGGGTGCCGCGGCGGTCGCCCTCGCGCAGGGCGTGGTGCGCCCAGGTGACGGTGCAGCCCGAGAGCAGCAGGACCAGGGTGTTGAGGAAGGGCAGGCCGAAGGGCTCGAAGACCTCGACCCCGATCGGCGGCCACTGGTAGCCGGTCGCCGCCTTGGGAAAGAGCCAGGCGTCGAAGTAGGCCCAGAACCAGGCGACGAAGAACATCACCTCCGAGGCGATGAAGAGCGCCATGCCGTAGCGCATGCCGATCTGAACGATCGGCGTGTGATGGCCCTGGAAGGTCGCCTCCTTGATCACGTCGCGCCACCAGACGACCATCACAAAGGCGATGGCGAGCATGCCGACCGGCAGCAGCCAGACACCCATGTCGTGCATGTAGAGCACCATGCCAAGCGCGGCCAGGCCGCCGGCGATGGAGCCGACCAGCGGCCAGGGGCTGGGATCGACCAGGTGGTAGGGATGCTTGTGGCCGTGGTCTTCTGCGTGAGCCTCGCTCATGCCGTTCCCCTTGGTGCAGAGCCGCGCCGTTCCGAGCGGCGCTTCAGTTGACCCGATCGGTGCCGGAGGCCGGCGCCGCGCTGGAAAGCTGTCCGTCCTCGGCCGACCCGCCCTCTTCGGGCAGATCGTCCAAGGACCTCAGGAAGGTGTAGGACAGGGTAATGGTCCGGACGTCGGCCAGGTTAGGGTCGTCCTCGATGGCCGGGTCGACGAAGAAGCTGACCCCCATCTCCATCTCCTCGCCGGGCTGCAGGGTCTGCTCCTCGAAGCAGAAGCACTGCACCTTGTTGAAGTAGACGCCGGCCTTCTGCGGCGTAACGTTGAAGGTCGAGACCCCGGTCGTGGGTTCCGCGGCCAGGTTGCGCGCCTTGTAGAAGGCCAGGCCCGACTCGCCGACCCTGAGTTCGACCGCGCGCTGTACCGGCTGGAAGGCCCAGGGCAGGTCCGGATGGACGTCGGAGTTGAAGCGGATGGTGACGACCCGCTCGCCGATCTGCGCCGGCAGCGCCTCGGCCACGCGGGTTGTGCCGCCGAAGCCGGTGACTTGGCAGAACAGGCGGTAGAGCGGCACCGAGGCGAAGGACAGGCCGATCATGCCGGCGACCAGGCCGACCAGGACCAAGGCCGTGCGGCCGTTGCGCGACTCGGGGCGCCGGGGCTGCGGGGCCGCCATCAGGAGCCTCCCATCCGGACCAGCGAGACGACATAGACCAGAACCACGAAACCGGCCAGGGCCGCCAGCAGAACCAAGTTCTTGCCGCGCTGGCGCTTGCGAAGCTCGCTGCCCTGCTCCCGGTCACCGGTCATGACGCCAGGCCCGGCAACCCCACGGTCCGGTCGACCACCAGGACCGTGAAGATCAGGAAGAGGTAGAGCACCGAATAGCCGAACATCTGCCGCGCCCGGCGGTCGTCGTTGTGCTGCCAAACCCTGAGCGCGCTGACGATGAACAGCAGGCTAAGCGCCGTCGCGGTGATTCCGTAGACCAGGCCCGCGGTGCCCAGCAGCGCCGGCAGCACCGCGACCGGCAGCAAAAGCAGGGTGTAGATCAGCATCTGCCGGCAGGTCCGGTCGCGCCCGGCGACCACCGGCAGCATCGGGATGCCGGCGCGGGCGTAATCGCCGTTGCGGTAGAGGGCGAGGGCCCAGAAGTGCGGCGGCGTCCAGAGGAAGATCAGCAGGAAGAGCACCAGGGCTTCGATCCCGACGTCGCCGGTGACCGCGGCCCAGCCGATCACCGGCGGGAAGGCCCCAGCCGCGCCGCCGATGACGATGTTCTGCGGCGTGCGGCGCTTCAGCCAGATGGTGTAGACGAAGACGTAGAAGCCGTTGGCCAGGGCCAGCAGGACCGCCGCGGTCCAGTTGACCGCCAGCCCCATCATCATGACCGACAGGATCGAGAGGGCGACGCCAAAGCCCAGCGCGTCCTCCGGCGCCATGCGGCCCTGCGGCAGGGGCCGGGCCGAGGTCCGGGCCATGAGCGCGTCGATGTCGCGCTCGTACCACATGTTGATGGCGCCCGCGGCACCGGCGTTGACCGCGATGCAGAGCACCGCGACCGCGGCGATCACCGGATGGATCGCCCCCGGCGCGATCAGGAGCCCGGCCAGTCCGGAGAAGACGACCAGCGACATCACCCGCGGCTTGAGCAGGTCGATGAAATCGCCCACCGCCGTGCCGGAGGCCGCGAGGCGCGGCTCCGTCACAAGGCCGCCCATTGCCGTCTGGTCCGTCATCTCACCGCCTCGCCCCGTCCGACCCCGGTCCTAGCTGACCCGGGGTAGCTCGTCGTAGGTGTGGAAGGGCGGCGGTGAGGGCAGGGTCCACTCCAGGGTCGTCGCCCCCTCGCCCCAGGGGTTTTCCGCCGCCTGGCGCCGGCTGAACCAGATCACGTAGACCAACATCACGACAAAGAACACCGACGAAGCGAAGGACAGGTAGGAGCCTATCGAGGACACCCAGTTCCAGCCCGCATAGGCGTCGGGGTAGTCGATGTAGCGCCGCGGCATGCCCGCCGCCCCCAGGAAGTGCTGCGGGAAGAAGGTCAGGTTGACGCCGATGAAGGTGGTCCAGAAATGCAGCTTGCCGGCCCATTCCGGATACTGGTGGCCGGTCATCTTGCCGAGCCAGTAGTAAATCCCGGCGAAGATGCCGAAGACCGCGCCTAGCGACAGCACGTAGTGGAAGTGCGCAACCACGTAGTAGGTATCGTGGAAGGCATTGTCGATGCCGCCGTTGGCCAGCACCACCCCGGTGACGCCGCCGATGGTGAACAGGAAGATGAAGCCGATCGCCCAAAGCATCGGCGTGTCGAAGCGGATTGACCCGCCCCACATGGTCGCGATCCAGCTGAAGATCTTGATGCCGGTCGGCACCGCGATGACCATGGTCGCGAAGGTGAAGTAGGCCTTGGTGTCGACGTCCAGGCCGACGGTGTACATGTGATGCGCCCAGACCACGAAGCCGACCGCTGCGATCGCGATCATCGCCCAGGCCATGCCGAGGTAGCCGAAGATCGGCTTCTTCGAGAAGGTCGCCACGATCTGGCTGATGATGCCGAAGGCCGGCAGGATCATGATGTAGACCTCGGGGTGCCCGAAGAACCAGAAGAGGTGCTGGAACAGGATCGGGTCTCCGCCGCCGGCGGCCTCGAAGAAGGTGGTGCCGAAGTTGCGGTCGGTCAGCAGCATGGTGATGGCGCCCGCCAGGACCGGCAGCGACAGCAGCAGCAGGAAGGCGGTGATCAGGATCGACCAGACGAAGAGCGGCATCTTGAAGAGGCTCATGCCCGGCGCGCGCATGTTGAAGATCGTGGTGATGAAGTTAATGGCGCCCAGGATTGAGGAGGCGCCGGCCAAGTGCAAGGCGAAGATCGCCATATCGACCGAGGGACCGGAATGCCCGATGGTCGAGGACAGCGGAGGATAGACGGTCCAGCCGGTTCCGGCGCCGGTGTCGACGATGGCCGAGCCGAGCAGCAGCAGGAAGGCCGGCACGATCAGCCAGAACGACATGTTGTTCATGCGCGGGAAGGCCATGTCCGGGGCGCCGATCATCAGCGGCACGAACCAGTTCCCGAAGCCGCCGATCAGCGCCGGCATGACCACGAAGAACACCATGATCAGGCCGTGCGCGGTGATGAGCACGTTCCAGAACTGTCCGGGATCGTCCGACATCGTATGGAGGAACTGGATCCCGGGATCCTGCAGCTCCATCCGCATCAGGATCGAAGCGAGGCCGCCGATCAGGCCGGCGATCACGGCAAAAACGAGATAGAGCGTGCCGATGTCCTTATGGTTCGTCGAAAAGAACCAGCGGACGAAGAAGCCGGGCTTGTGGTCGTGATGATCGTGCGCTGCCGCGTGGGCCATGGTCGTCTCTCCTTCCCAGCCACTCAGTCCGTGGTCTTGTCGTCGTTCGCGTCCGCCAGGCGCAGGGGCGCCTCCGGCTCCTCGACCCGGGCGAACTCCACCTTGGCCTCCTCGACCCACTTGCCGAAGTCGTCCTTGGACACCGCCTCGATCATGATCGGCATGTAGGCGTGCCCAGTGCCGCAGAGTTCCGAGCACTGGCCGTAATAGGTGCCTTCCTTGGTGATCCGCACCCAGGTCTCGTTGATCCGGCCCGGAACGCCGTCCATCTTCAGGCCCATCGAGGGCACCGCAAAGTTGTGCAGCACGGTGCTGGCGGTCACCAGGATCCGGATGTTGGTGTCGACCGGCAGCACCAGGGCGTTGTCGGTGGACAACAGGCGCCGCTGCCCGTCTTCCAGGTCCTCGTCGGCGACCATGTAGGCGTCGAAGGTGAAGTTCCCGTGATCGGGGAACTCGTAGGACCAGTACCACTGGTGCCCGATCGCCTTGATCGTCATCTCGATCTCGCCGTCGGGGTTGCGGTCGGTCAGGTAGAGCAGCCGGAAGGAGGGGATCGCGATGATCACCAGGATGATCACCGGCACCACCGTCCAGACCACCTCGATCAGGGTGTTGTGCGTGGTCTTCGACGGGTTCGGATTGCGCTTCTCGCTGAAGCGCCACATCACGTAGAGCAGAAGACCGAGCACGAAGACCACAATGGCGGATATGATCCAGAGCAGCAGGTTGTTGAAGCTGTGGATCTCTTCCATCACCGGCGAGGCCGCCGGCTGGAAGCCCATCTGCCAGGGCTGCGGCTCGGCAGCGCCGGCCGTGCCGGCTGCCAGCAGGCCGAGCGCCGCCAGGGTCGCGAGAGACAGGAACCGTATCGTACGCGCCATCACTGCTTGCTTCCCAAAATCCAGGTTTTCATGAGGTGCCGCCACTGCCGACATGTCGCACCAACGCCAGCCGCCAGGCTCTGCACCGAAGGTCGTCAACCCGGCCGGACGCGCGGAACCTAACCCAAGTCCCCGGTCCTCACAAGTCCGCGAGCGGCGCTTCAGGCAAGGCTCGGACCCTCATTGATTTCTACGCCTTGGGCCTCGGGAAGGATGATCCCGCGGCCGCCTTCCTGCGCGATCGGCGGTGGCGCAGATGTCGCAGGAACCGCGGCTCGAGACCGGTTTCAAGATCGACCGCGGATGACCGCAAGAGCGCGCCGGCGTCGCTCCCTCGAACCGACGGCGTCTGGCCGAAATCGGCGAACTTGCGCGTCGTCGAAGGCGTCTTCGAGAAAATTCTAGAAAACAAAGGGTTAGTGTGACCGCGTGGCCGTGGCGCAACAACGCTTCGGGGAGTTATCCGGGCGCTGCATATCAGGCTTGCGGTTTCATGTCTTGTTAAGTAACGCTGATTCAGACTTGTCTTGCGTCACCGATGCCGAGGCCCGGAACGACGGAGCCCGAACAGGCGCGGCAGGCAAGATCAGAAAGAGAGAAAAGAGGCGTCCCGCAATGCAGCAGTACTGGGTCGTCGGCGGGGAGTACTCGGACACCCGCTTCCATAATACGGTCGGTCGTGACGAAACCTGGATCGGCCCCTTCGACTCTTACGATGCGGCCATGGCCGAATGGTCCAAGCACGCTTGGCACACGGTCGACGACTGCCACACCCGCTACCGCATCGAGAGCATCGACAAGGACGCCCCGCCACCCTGCACCGACTGAGCGGCGACGCGCTTTGCCCTGGCCGCTCCCCGAAGCTCCCGAGGACCGTCTGGCGCTGGCCAAGAGCTATCCCTTCGAAGCGCCTGCCGCGTGCTATGTTTTCGCCGCTGGTGAAATTCGGCCCATCGAGGAGGCCGACTTTGCCGGGCGGCGTCCCGTGCTGGCACACGGCTCCAACCGGGCACCGGCGCAACTGGCCCGCAAGTTCGGTCATCTGGGCGACGAAGACGGGGCGGTGCCCGTCACCCGCGCCTGGCTGCACGACTACGACGTGGTCTACGCCGCCCACATCACCCGCTACGGGGCCGTGTCCTCGACCCTGCAGCACGCGCCGGACTGCGAGGCGGCCCTCGCCGTGACCTGGCTGACCGAGGTCCAGTTGCAACGCATGCACGAGACCGAGGGCGTCGGCAACTATGCCTTCGGGCAGCTCGCCGCGGTCGATATCAGGCTCGAGGCCGGACCCTCGACGCAGCTCCACGAGGTCGCGCTCTACCTCGGCCGCCACGGCTGCCTGGCGATCGAGGGCGCCGCGGTCGGGCTCGCCGCCGTGCCGAGCCGCAAGCGGCCGCATCGTGCGCTGGACCAGGAGGCAATCCAGGCCTGGCTGCGCGCGCGGCACCGGCCCGACCAGGACCTGGACGAAATGATCCTGCACCACATCGCCGACTCCGAAGCCCGGCAAGGGCTGGCCCGGCGCCTGCAGGCCGAGGCCCTGCCCTCCGCGACGCCCCACTTCCGGGCCGCGGCGCCGCGCTGACCCGCCGGCCCGGGACTCGGGCCGGTCCTTCCCCGACGTTTGATCTTTGCCGCCGCCGGCGCAACCCTGTCCTAGCCCGCTGGCCGGGCCTACCGCAGGATGGGGACAGGAGATGACCGCTCTCACCACGCCGCCGCCGTCCGTCTCGAGCCGAGGGGCGGCAAACCAGCCGATTCCAGACCGGGACCGGGTGGACCGGGCCATCGACAGGGAAGGCCGGGACGGCCTGCAGCTCGCCCTCAGAGGCCGCTTGCTCGCCCTTCTGGCGATCGCGGTCCTCCTGGTCTTCCTGACCTCCTTTCCAGGCGTTCTCTACTACCACGCCCTGCTCGCGGTCTTCGCGGCCAACGGTCTGCTGCAGGGCTGGCTCGAAAGGTCCGCTTATCACCGCAGCTGGCACGAGTACCTCTTCGTGGCCTTCGACTTCGCCCTCATGAGCTTCACCCTGATCTATCCGAACCCCTTCGCCCAGGTCGAGTACCCGGCCCCGATGACCTTCCGTTTCGGCAACTTCATCTACTTCTTCGTCTTGCTCAGCGGCCTGGCCTTCAGCTACCGGCCGATTGTCATGGTCTGGGGCGGCCTGGTCGGCGCCGTGACCTGGACTATCGGAGTGCTCTGGGTTTTGAACCAGCCGTCGACCATCATCGCGGTCCCCGAACCCTTCGACCCGGACACCCTGGCCGGCCTGCTGGGCGACCTCGGCTACGTCGACCTGGGCGTGCGCTATCAGGAGGTCACGGTCTTCCTCATCGTCGCGGGCCTGCTGGCGGCCGTCGTCCTGCGGACGCGGCGCCTGGTGCTGCGGCAGGTCCGCTCCGAGCGCGAGCGCGGCAACCTGGCGCGCTACTTCCCGCCCAACATCGTCGACCGCCTGGCCCGGACCGAGGCGCCGCTGTCCCAGGTCCGCGAGCAGGAGGTGGCGGTGCTCTTCGCCGACATCGTCGGCTTCACCCGCTGGTCGGAGAAGCGCGCGCCGAGCGAGGTGATCGGGCTGCTGCGCGACGTCCATGGCCGCCTCGAGACCCTGGTCTTCGACCACGGCGGCACCCTGGACAAGTTCATCGGCGACGGGGTCATGGCGACCTTCGGGACTCCCGAGACCTCGCCGCGCGACGCGGACAACGCCCTGGCCTGCGCCCGGGCGATCCTCGAGGCCTTCGAGGCCTGGAACGCCGAGCGCCGGGCGCGCGGGGAGGAGCCTGTCCGGCTCTCGCTCGGCCTGCACTACGGCGCGGTGGTGGTCGGCGACATCGGCTCGGAGCGCCGCCTGGAGTTCGCCGTGCTCGGCGACACAGTCAACGTCGCCAGCCGCCTGCAGGAGCTGACCCGAAGCCTGGACTGCCGCGCCGCGATCAGCGACGCCGCCCTGCAGGCGGTCCGCGCCGGCGCGCCGGAGGGCGAAGGCAGCGCCCTGGACGGCCTCGAGCGGCGCGGCGAGCTGCCGATTCGCGGCCGCGAGGAGCAGGTCGGCGTCTGGGTCATCTAACGGCAACCCGGAGTTTCGCAGGGCATCATCCGCTCGCCCGGCGGGCCGGCCAGAGCGCCAGGCAGAGACCGAGGAAGATCAGGGCCGCGCCGGCGACCTGAAGCCCCGTCAGGCGCTCGCCCAGGAACACCGCGGAAAGGCTCAGGCCGAAGACCGGGACCAGGAGGAAGAAGGGTGCCACCTTCACGGCGGCGT contains:
- a CDS encoding adenylate/guanylate cyclase domain-containing protein — its product is MTALTTPPPSVSSRGAANQPIPDRDRVDRAIDREGRDGLQLALRGRLLALLAIAVLLVFLTSFPGVLYYHALLAVFAANGLLQGWLERSAYHRSWHEYLFVAFDFALMSFTLIYPNPFAQVEYPAPMTFRFGNFIYFFVLLSGLAFSYRPIVMVWGGLVGAVTWTIGVLWVLNQPSTIIAVPEPFDPDTLAGLLGDLGYVDLGVRYQEVTVFLIVAGLLAAVVLRTRRLVLRQVRSERERGNLARYFPPNIVDRLARTEAPLSQVREQEVAVLFADIVGFTRWSEKRAPSEVIGLLRDVHGRLETLVFDHGGTLDKFIGDGVMATFGTPETSPRDADNALACARAILEAFEAWNAERRARGEEPVRLSLGLHYGAVVVGDIGSERRLEFAVLGDTVNVASRLQELTRSLDCRAAISDAALQAVRAGAPEGEGSALDGLERRGELPIRGREEQVGVWVI